From one Nocardioides scoriae genomic stretch:
- a CDS encoding cytochrome P450, translating to MGLRADLRTTRQLTLLRAGTLGLALAGDPVARLFQAPWKADPYATYARLRCDRGLTWSRSGLWVASTYADAHDVLRDRGFGVRLSSGAQPFDVTGGPVHEGTEPNVLELSLLGLDPPDHGRLRRLATPAFSARRIEALRPTVEATADRLLDRLDVRRGTDLVAGFASPLPVAVISDLLAIPAADAQQFAAWGHTLGAALDGVTSVPHQRRMLRAQTDLRVLFERLVDERRRDPGDDLLSRLASAAESEVRPGEHVTVDEVVSLAQLLLLAGFETTTNLIGNAVRALHQHPEQQELVREDPGLAARVVTETLRHDPPVQLTARVAHEPRTVGGQQVRRDQVVLVLLGSTGRDEAEHEDADDFDLTRPEGRDTLAFSGGAHYCVGAPLARLEGEVALRRLFERWPHLAPAGRAVERGTTVIRGWRRLPVRAA from the coding sequence ATGGGCCTGCGCGCGGACCTCCGGACCACCCGGCAGCTCACCCTGCTCCGGGCGGGGACGCTCGGCCTGGCGCTCGCGGGCGACCCCGTGGCGCGGCTGTTCCAGGCCCCGTGGAAGGCCGACCCCTACGCGACGTACGCCCGGCTGCGCTGCGACCGCGGCCTGACCTGGAGCCGCTCGGGCCTGTGGGTCGCCAGCACGTACGCCGACGCGCACGACGTCCTGCGCGACCGCGGGTTCGGCGTCCGGCTGTCGTCGGGGGCACAGCCGTTCGACGTGACCGGCGGCCCGGTCCACGAGGGCACCGAGCCCAACGTCCTGGAGCTGTCGCTGCTGGGGCTGGACCCGCCCGACCACGGGCGGCTGCGCCGGCTGGCGACGCCGGCGTTCTCGGCGCGGCGGATCGAGGCGCTGCGCCCGACGGTCGAGGCGACGGCCGACCGGCTGCTCGACCGCCTCGACGTGCGTCGCGGCACCGACCTGGTGGCGGGGTTCGCGAGCCCGCTGCCGGTCGCGGTGATCAGCGACCTGCTGGCCATTCCCGCGGCCGACGCGCAGCAGTTCGCCGCCTGGGGCCACACCCTCGGCGCGGCCCTCGACGGCGTCACGTCGGTGCCCCACCAGCGCCGGATGCTGCGGGCCCAGACCGACCTGCGGGTGCTCTTCGAGCGGCTGGTCGACGAGCGCCGCCGCGACCCGGGCGACGACCTGCTCAGCCGCCTGGCCAGCGCCGCCGAGAGCGAGGTGCGCCCGGGCGAGCACGTCACCGTCGACGAGGTCGTCTCGCTCGCGCAGCTGCTGCTCCTGGCCGGCTTCGAGACCACCACCAACCTCATCGGCAACGCCGTCCGCGCGCTGCACCAGCACCCCGAGCAGCAGGAGCTGGTGCGCGAGGACCCCGGGCTGGCGGCCCGCGTGGTGACCGAGACGCTGCGCCACGACCCGCCCGTCCAGCTGACCGCCCGGGTGGCGCACGAGCCGCGCACGGTCGGTGGGCAGCAGGTGCGCCGCGACCAGGTCGTGCTGGTGCTGCTCGGCTCGACCGGGCGCGACGAGGCCGAGCACGAGGACGCCGACGACTTCGACCTGACCCGTCCCGAGGGCCGCGACACCCTGGCCTTCTCGGGCGGTGCGCACTACTGCGTCGGGGCGCCGCTGGCGCGGCTCGAGGGCGAGGTGGCGCTGCGGAGGCTGTTCGAGCGCTGGCCGCACCTCGCGCCGGCCGGGCGGGCCGTCGAGCGCGGCACGACCGTGATCCGCGGCTGGCGGCGGCTGCCGGTCCGCGCGGCCTGA